From Nocardioides faecalis:
GCGGCCACCGCGAGCTGCCGATCCGCGCCGACCACGTCGGCAAGAACCTGCCCACCGCCCGCAGCGAGCGGGTCAGCCTGCGGCTGGCCGAGATCGACGGCGAGGACGAGGTCCGCATCGTCGGTGGCACCACGGTCGGCTCGCAGGAGGGCACCGCATGACCCGGCACCTGCTCAGCATCGACGACCTCGACGCCGCCGGGATCCACGAGCTGTTCACCACCGCCGCGGAGATGCACGACGTGCAGCGCCGCGAGGTCAAGAAGCTCCCCGCCCTGCGCGGACGCACCGTGATCAACCTGTTCTTCGAGGACTCCACCCGCACCCGGTCGAGCTTCGAGATCGCCGGCAAGTGGCTCTCCGCCGACGTGATCAACCTGTCCGCCAAGGGCAGCAGCGCCAGCAAGGGCGAGTCGCTGCGCGACACCGTCAAGACGGTCACCGCGATGGGCGTCGACGGCCTCGTCGTGCGGCACCCCGCCAGCGGGTCCGCCGCGCAGATCAGCCAGTGGGTCGAGGTGCCGGTGGTCAATGCCGGGGACGGCACCCACGAGCACCCCACCCAGGCGCTGCTCGACGGCTACACGCTCACCCGCCGCCTGGGCACCCTGGAGGGCAAGCACGTCGTCATCGTCGGCGACGTCACCCACAGCCGGGTGTTCCGCAGCAACGTCAAGAGCCTGACCAAGCTCGGCGCCACCCTCACCGTGGTCGCGCCGCCCACCCTGATGCCGGCCGGTGTCACGGCGTGGGCGCAGGCAGAGGGCTTCGCGACGTCGTACGAGCTGGACGCGGTGCTGCCCACCGCCGACGCCGTGATGATGCTGCGGGTGCAGCGGGAGCGGATGAGCGGCGGGTTCTTCCCGACCGCCCGGGAGTACACCATCGGCTACGGGCTGACCCGTGACCGTCTGTCGCTGCTCGCCCCCGGCACCCCGATCCTGCACCCCGGTCCGATGAACCGCGGCCTGGAGATCTCCCCGGACGCCGCCGACGCCGCCGACAGCCTGGTGCTCGACCAGGTCTCCGCCGGCGTCGCGATCCGGATGGCCGTGCTCTACCACCTGCTCGCCGGCGAGCCCGACAAGACGGAGGTCATCGGCTGATGAGCTCGACTCTGATCAAGGGCGCCACCCTGCCCGACGGTACGACGGGCGACGTGCTGGTCGACGGCGGCGAGATCCGCGAGGTCTCCACCCGCCCGAGCACGACGCAGGCCACGCGCACCATCGACGCCGACGGCCTGGTGCTGCTGCCGGGCCTGGTGGACCTGCACACCCACCTGCGCGAGCCCGGCCGCGAGGACGCCGAGACGGTCCTCACCGGCTCGCGCGCCGCCGCGGTCGGCGGCTACACCGCCGTGCTGGCCATGGCCAACACCAACCCGGTCACCGACACCGCCGAGGCCGCCGAGCGCGTCCTCGACCTCGGCCGCGCCGCCGGCCTGGTCGACGTGCAGCCGGTCGGCGCCGTCACCAAGGGCCTCGCCGGCACCGAGCTCGCCGAGCTCGGGCTGATGGCCCGCTCCCGGGCCCGGGTGCGCGTCTTCTCCGACGACGGCAAGTGCGTGCACGACGCTCGCGTCATGCGCCGGGCGCTGGAGTACGTCAAGGCGTTCGGCGGCGTCGTCAGCCAGCACAGCCAGGACCCCGACCTGGCCGGCCCGAGCGCCTGCTGCCACGAGGGCGAGCTGTCCGGCCGCCTGGGCCTGCCCGGCTGGCCCGGCGTCGCCGAGGAGGTCATCGTCGCCCGCGACGTGATGCTCGCCCGGCACACCGGCAGCCGCGTCCACGTCGCCCACGTCTCCACCGCCGGCAGCGTCGAGGTGCTGCGCTGGGCCAAGGAGCAGGCGAAGAAGGACGGGCGCTGGGACGTCACCGCCGAGGTCACCCCGCACCACCTGATGCTGACCACCGACCTGCTCGCCGGCTACGACCCCACCTACAAGGTCAACCCGCCGCTGCGCCCCGACGAGGACGTCGCCGCGCTGCGCGAGGCACTGGCCGACGGCACCATCGACGCCGTCGCCACCGACCACGCCCCGCACGCCCGCCACGACAAGGAGCACGCCTTCGCCGACGCCGCGTTCGGCATGCTCGGCCTGGAGACCGCCCTGTCGGTGGTCACCACCGTCATGGTCGAGGCCGGTCTGCTCGACTGGGCCGGCGTGGCGCGGGTGATGAGCGCCAACCCCGCCCGGATCGCGGGCCTGGACACCGCCCCGGTGCCGCAGGGCCGCCCGGTCGCGGTCGGCGAGCCGGCGAACCTGACCCTCGTCGACCCCACGGCGCACGTCACCGTCGACCGCGACGCCAGCGTCTCACTGAGCCGCAACAACCCTTGGCACGACCGCAAGCTGTCCGGACGGGTCGTCGCCACGCTGCTGCGTGGCACGCCCACGGTGCTGGAAGGAGCACTCGCATGACCCCCACCCCCGCCCTCCTCGTCCTCGAGGACGGCCGCACCTTCCACGGCACGTCATACGGCGCCGAGGGGGAGACCTTCGGCGAGGCGGTCTTCAACACCGGCATGACCGGCTACCAGGAGACGCTGACGGACCCCTCCTACCACCGCCAGG
This genomic window contains:
- a CDS encoding aspartate carbamoyltransferase catalytic subunit, whose translation is MTRHLLSIDDLDAAGIHELFTTAAEMHDVQRREVKKLPALRGRTVINLFFEDSTRTRSSFEIAGKWLSADVINLSAKGSSASKGESLRDTVKTVTAMGVDGLVVRHPASGSAAQISQWVEVPVVNAGDGTHEHPTQALLDGYTLTRRLGTLEGKHVVIVGDVTHSRVFRSNVKSLTKLGATLTVVAPPTLMPAGVTAWAQAEGFATSYELDAVLPTADAVMMLRVQRERMSGGFFPTAREYTIGYGLTRDRLSLLAPGTPILHPGPMNRGLEISPDAADAADSLVLDQVSAGVAIRMAVLYHLLAGEPDKTEVIG
- a CDS encoding dihydroorotase, with the protein product MSSTLIKGATLPDGTTGDVLVDGGEIREVSTRPSTTQATRTIDADGLVLLPGLVDLHTHLREPGREDAETVLTGSRAAAVGGYTAVLAMANTNPVTDTAEAAERVLDLGRAAGLVDVQPVGAVTKGLAGTELAELGLMARSRARVRVFSDDGKCVHDARVMRRALEYVKAFGGVVSQHSQDPDLAGPSACCHEGELSGRLGLPGWPGVAEEVIVARDVMLARHTGSRVHVAHVSTAGSVEVLRWAKEQAKKDGRWDVTAEVTPHHLMLTTDLLAGYDPTYKVNPPLRPDEDVAALREALADGTIDAVATDHAPHARHDKEHAFADAAFGMLGLETALSVVTTVMVEAGLLDWAGVARVMSANPARIAGLDTAPVPQGRPVAVGEPANLTLVDPTAHVTVDRDASVSLSRNNPWHDRKLSGRVVATLLRGTPTVLEGALA